From the genome of Lentilactobacillus buchneri, one region includes:
- the yqeH gene encoding ribosome biogenesis GTPase YqeH, translating to MANNEVVVDGEVVHCVGCGAAVQTTDKNALGYTPESALKKGLENGEVYCQRCFRLRHYNEIAPVSLSDDDFLKLLTSISDTDSLIVYVVDIFDVNGSLIPGLHRFVGNNPVLLVGNKLDILPKALKHNKVKDWLRQQANAAGIRPIDVELISAKTNFDIDRLLDQIEKYRQGKDVYVVGVTNVGKSTLINSIVRQSTGIKELITTSRFPGTTLDRIDIPLNDGHNLVDTPGIIQPEQMAHHLSGKELNLVTPQKTIKPKGYQLNPGQTLFFAGVARFDYNSGEKRHGFTVYAENNLFIHRTKLENADEFYATHVGSFLTPPTEDQKADFPALEPHEFKSTEKSDLVIEGLGWVTVPEGVSVTGWAPKGVSVLMRPAMI from the coding sequence ATGGCAAATAATGAAGTTGTTGTTGACGGTGAAGTCGTTCATTGTGTGGGTTGTGGGGCAGCTGTCCAGACGACTGACAAGAACGCACTCGGATACACCCCTGAATCTGCTTTGAAGAAGGGGCTTGAAAATGGGGAGGTCTATTGTCAGCGTTGTTTTAGACTTCGCCACTATAATGAAATTGCTCCCGTCAGTTTATCGGATGATGACTTCTTAAAGCTGTTAACCAGTATTTCTGATACTGACTCTTTGATCGTGTACGTGGTTGATATTTTTGATGTGAACGGAAGCCTCATTCCCGGTCTCCATCGATTTGTCGGCAACAATCCGGTCCTGTTGGTTGGTAATAAACTCGATATTTTGCCCAAAGCCTTGAAGCATAACAAGGTGAAGGATTGGTTGCGACAACAGGCTAACGCGGCCGGTATTCGGCCAATTGATGTTGAGCTGATTTCTGCTAAGACGAATTTTGATATTGATCGTTTGTTGGATCAAATTGAAAAGTACCGTCAGGGAAAAGATGTTTATGTCGTTGGGGTTACTAATGTTGGTAAATCAACTCTGATCAACTCAATTGTCCGCCAGTCAACTGGCATCAAGGAGTTAATCACAACTTCTCGATTCCCAGGGACGACATTGGATCGGATTGACATTCCGCTCAATGACGGTCATAACTTAGTGGATACCCCAGGGATCATCCAGCCTGAGCAAATGGCCCACCATCTGTCCGGTAAAGAATTGAATTTGGTGACGCCACAAAAAACAATCAAGCCGAAAGGTTACCAGTTAAATCCGGGTCAAACACTCTTCTTTGCCGGCGTTGCCCGTTTTGATTACAACTCTGGTGAGAAGCGTCATGGATTCACAGTCTATGCTGAGAATAATTTATTCATTCATCGAACGAAATTAGAAAATGCCGATGAGTTTTACGCTACTCATGTGGGTTCATTTCTAACACCGCCAACCGAAGATCAAAAGGCTGATTTTCCAGCATTGGAACCTCATGAATTTAAGTCCACCGAAAAAAGTGATTTAGTGATTGAGGGCTTGGGTTGGGTAACTGTTCCAGAGGGCGTTTCCGTCACTGGATGGGCTCCTAAAGGCGTATCCGTTTTGATGCGCCCAGCAATGATTTAA
- a CDS encoding replication initiation and membrane attachment family protein: MAESFDKLTPDTKYLTTNAHINRSLDHSVLTNLYLPIIGEKALGLYNLLWSMSLNDHNQLVLHKHYEIQSMLNCKIDQLVAIRKQLEGVKLINTLVSQNKPDVLIYSLNLPLTAEQFLRTDILSIILLSKVGETTYKQIVDRLVLPLPDLGETTNISASLLDLFAVPQNLIKNIPGAVNDAKQTIVRSAANVSENSFEPDSHQFNFKLLLSMLENSYVDLNSVKAARDLILSENLLYGIDEIQMAKLIQKATNLSTNELNQSQLKAIITDNFSRHQAENVEKAAPTAEITPSSAKFDTATTQLISISKKTAPVVFLEQIKKQKHGIVTSGEQRTLRELVNLRVLPNEVINILIYYLLVDENRSTLNKNLMSTIADDWSQHGIFDAEHAIDAIKNRTIDKQKKADKRAAKYKQRRVNVKETLPDWAKDDQPSSASQPTSQLTDAQKKQLKAQLDKLKKPGSR, from the coding sequence ATGGCAGAGTCGTTCGATAAATTAACACCCGATACAAAATATCTCACGACCAATGCCCATATTAATCGGAGCCTTGATCACAGTGTTCTAACCAATTTGTATCTACCAATCATTGGTGAAAAAGCATTGGGATTATACAATTTGTTGTGGTCGATGAGCTTAAATGATCATAATCAGTTGGTTTTGCATAAGCATTACGAAATTCAGAGCATGTTAAATTGCAAAATTGACCAGCTGGTGGCGATTCGAAAGCAATTGGAAGGCGTTAAACTGATCAATACTTTGGTTTCCCAAAACAAACCGGATGTCTTGATCTACTCGTTGAATCTGCCGCTAACTGCTGAACAGTTTTTACGAACCGATATTTTGTCGATTATTTTATTGAGCAAAGTGGGCGAAACAACCTACAAGCAGATTGTCGACCGACTAGTGCTGCCACTTCCGGATCTCGGGGAGACGACCAATATTTCGGCTTCACTGCTGGATTTATTTGCTGTGCCCCAGAACCTGATTAAAAACATTCCGGGCGCAGTCAACGACGCCAAGCAGACCATTGTTCGATCAGCTGCAAATGTCAGTGAGAACAGTTTCGAACCGGATAGTCACCAGTTTAACTTCAAACTCCTATTAAGCATGTTGGAAAATTCATACGTCGATCTTAACTCTGTTAAAGCCGCTCGTGATTTGATTTTGTCAGAGAATTTGCTCTATGGAATTGATGAGATCCAAATGGCTAAACTCATTCAAAAGGCAACTAATCTCAGCACCAATGAATTGAATCAATCACAGTTGAAGGCAATTATTACTGACAATTTCAGCCGGCATCAAGCAGAGAACGTGGAGAAGGCAGCACCTACTGCCGAGATCACGCCTTCTTCTGCAAAATTCGACACGGCAACCACTCAACTGATTTCAATTAGTAAAAAGACGGCTCCTGTCGTGTTTTTGGAACAAATCAAGAAACAAAAGCACGGTATTGTGACCAGCGGTGAGCAGCGAACCTTGCGCGAGCTTGTCAACCTGCGCGTGTTGCCGAATGAAGTCATCAATATTTTGATTTACTATTTATTAGTTGATGAAAATCGTTCGACTCTCAATAAAAACCTGATGTCAACGATTGCCGATGATTGGTCACAACACGGGATTTTTGATGCCGAGCATGCAATCGATGCCATTAAGAATCGAACAATCGACAAACAGAAAAAAGCTGATAAGCGGGCTGCCAAGTACAAACAGCGACGGGTTAATGTCAAAGAGACCCTGCCGGATTGGGCGAAGGATGATCAACCTTCCTCTGCCAGCCAGCCAACCTCACAGTTGACTGATGCCCAAAAGAAGCAGCTTAAAGCACAGCTTGATAAGTTAAAAAAGCCGGGGAGTAGGTGA
- the rpmI gene encoding 50S ribosomal protein L35, translating into MPKQKTNRAAAKRFKRTANGGFKSANAYTSHRFHGKTKKQRRQLRGTSMMDKTNIKTYKKLLPHL; encoded by the coding sequence ATGCCTAAACAAAAAACAAACCGTGCTGCAGCAAAACGTTTTAAGAGAACTGCCAACGGTGGATTTAAGAGTGCCAATGCTTATACCAGTCACCGTTTCCACGGTAAGACAAAGAAGCAACGCCGCCAACTTCGTGGTACTAGTATGATGGACAAGACTAATATCAAAACTTATAAGAAGTTATTGCCACATCTATAA
- a CDS encoding nicotinate-nucleotide adenylyltransferase — MSNVMNHVETLTQTKTITKQNGKRIGILGGTFNPIHNGHLIIAEQVLDQLGLDKVYFMPDANPPHVDRKFAIDAKDRVAMINCAIRDNPKFAIEMTEIMRGGVSYSYDTMKQLTQQHPENQYYFIIGGDMVDYLPKWYRIDDLVKLVSFVGVKRDGYTPASKYPVIWVDVPFIDISSSLIRSKMRQHQSIKYLVPAAVERYIKENHLYEK, encoded by the coding sequence ATGAGCAACGTCATGAATCATGTCGAAACATTAACCCAGACGAAAACAATTACAAAACAAAACGGTAAACGCATCGGAATCTTAGGTGGGACCTTCAATCCAATTCATAACGGGCATTTAATTATTGCCGAACAGGTCTTGGATCAACTAGGGCTCGACAAAGTTTACTTTATGCCTGATGCCAATCCACCGCACGTTGACCGGAAATTTGCGATTGATGCCAAAGATCGGGTGGCCATGATTAACTGCGCCATTCGGGACAATCCCAAGTTTGCCATTGAAATGACTGAGATTATGCGTGGCGGCGTCAGTTATTCCTACGACACAATGAAACAGTTGACCCAACAGCATCCCGAGAATCAATATTACTTTATTATCGGTGGTGATATGGTCGATTACCTGCCAAAATGGTATCGAATCGATGATCTGGTCAAATTGGTTTCGTTTGTCGGTGTCAAACGTGACGGCTACACACCAGCTTCCAAATACCCGGTAATTTGGGTTGACGTGCCGTTCATCGATATTTCATCATCGCTGATTCGCTCAAAAATGCGACAGCACCAGTCAATTAAGTACTTGGTTCCGGCCGCTGTTGAACGTTATATAAAGGAGAACCATTTATATGAAAAATGA
- the dnaI gene encoding primosomal protein DnaI — MEKVSDFVKKLMEDRQFKGGNVASGFQKIIEQIKNDPEIAKFLQDHQGELAPDAVDRSAAKLYEYVNVKNQIKAKKQSFAPGYLPQLVINDHLIDIAYSASPEVIEKQRSQSLARRIKTVSMPKDIKDARIAEFDGADPDNPDPNRYTALSMALDFIAQMKADKKTFHPGLYIYGPFGVGKTYLTGAIANELADNGIQTTMVHFPSFAVEMKSAITDNSVTEKIDVIKKSPVLMIDDIGADSMSSWVRDEVLGVILEYRMQQQLPTFFTSNFSMAQLEQEHLRINQKGDDEPLKAKRLMQRIRFLSREVEMTGKNRRPV; from the coding sequence ATGGAAAAAGTAAGTGATTTCGTCAAGAAACTAATGGAAGACCGTCAATTTAAGGGTGGCAATGTCGCATCAGGTTTCCAAAAAATTATCGAACAGATCAAAAATGACCCTGAGATCGCCAAATTTCTTCAGGATCATCAAGGTGAACTGGCTCCTGATGCGGTTGACCGTTCTGCTGCCAAACTGTATGAGTATGTGAATGTCAAAAATCAGATTAAGGCCAAGAAACAATCATTTGCGCCTGGGTATTTGCCCCAATTGGTCATTAACGATCACTTGATTGATATTGCGTATTCGGCCTCTCCAGAGGTCATCGAAAAGCAGCGCAGTCAGTCCTTGGCGCGTCGAATCAAGACGGTTTCAATGCCTAAAGATATCAAGGATGCCCGGATCGCCGAATTCGACGGGGCTGATCCCGATAATCCAGACCCCAATCGTTATACGGCCCTTTCAATGGCATTGGATTTTATTGCTCAAATGAAGGCCGACAAAAAGACTTTCCATCCGGGTCTGTACATATATGGGCCGTTTGGTGTCGGTAAAACATACCTGACAGGTGCAATTGCCAACGAACTTGCCGATAACGGGATTCAAACCACTATGGTCCATTTTCCAAGTTTTGCTGTCGAAATGAAATCGGCGATCACCGATAACTCGGTCACCGAAAAAATTGATGTGATCAAAAAGTCGCCGGTGCTGATGATTGATGATATTGGGGCTGACTCAATGTCCTCGTGGGTTCGTGATGAAGTATTGGGCGTTATTTTGGAATACCGGATGCAACAGCAGCTACCGACGTTTTTTACGTCTAATTTTTCAATGGCCCAACTCGAACAGGAACATTTGCGTATCAATCAAAAAGGCGACGATGAACCATTGAAAGCCAAACGACTCATGCAGCGAATTCGATTCTTGTCTCGTGAGGTCGAGATGACTGGTAAAAATCGGCGACCAGTTTAA
- the yqeK gene encoding bis(5'-nucleosyl)-tetraphosphatase (symmetrical) YqeK — protein sequence MKNDQLIYQGHFVPYTRDELVGKLRAALSDHRFQHCLRVEQTAMDLAEQNGVDVEKAAIGGLVHDYAKQRPDDDFIQAIKDYQLDPELLNYGNAIWHGVVGWLFVKNELQITDIDILNAVRYHTVGHQYMTPLEQIVYMADYIEPGRDFPGVDEARKMTKNNLQDGVAYQTKQTLGYLVAHNKPVFPQTIMTYNSWVPSSGID from the coding sequence ATGAAAAATGATCAACTAATCTATCAAGGCCATTTCGTTCCATACACTCGTGACGAGTTGGTTGGCAAACTACGCGCCGCTCTCAGTGATCACCGCTTTCAGCATTGTCTGCGTGTTGAGCAGACGGCTATGGACCTCGCAGAACAAAACGGGGTTGATGTTGAAAAGGCGGCGATTGGTGGATTGGTCCACGACTATGCAAAGCAACGTCCGGATGACGATTTTATTCAAGCAATCAAGGACTATCAATTAGACCCTGAACTGCTGAATTATGGCAACGCAATTTGGCACGGTGTTGTTGGTTGGTTGTTTGTCAAAAATGAGTTACAAATCACCGATATTGATATTTTAAACGCCGTCAGGTACCATACAGTTGGGCACCAGTATATGACGCCGTTGGAACAAATTGTCTATATGGCCGATTATATTGAACCAGGTCGGGATTTTCCAGGTGTCGATGAGGCACGCAAGATGACCAAGAATAATCTGCAAGATGGCGTTGCCTACCAAACCAAACAAACGTTGGGATACTTGGTTGCCCACAATAAGCCCGTTTTTCCACAGACAATCATGACTTATAATAGTTGGGTACCAAGTTCAGGAATAGATTAA
- the rplT gene encoding 50S ribosomal protein L20, whose amino-acid sequence MPRVKGGTVTHARRKRVLKLAKGYRGGKSRLFKTAKDQVMKSQVYAFRDRRNNKGNFRKLWIARINAAARLNDLSYSQFMHGLKLANIDMNRKMLADLAVSDTEAFKALTDEAKKALK is encoded by the coding sequence ATGCCACGAGTAAAAGGTGGAACAGTCACACATGCACGTCGTAAGCGTGTTTTAAAATTAGCTAAGGGTTATCGCGGTGGAAAGTCTCGTTTATTCAAGACTGCCAAAGACCAAGTTATGAAGTCACAGGTATATGCATTCCGTGACCGTCGTAACAACAAAGGTAACTTCCGTAAACTTTGGATTGCACGGATTAACGCTGCTGCTCGTCTTAATGACCTCAGCTACAGCCAATTTATGCACGGTCTGAAGCTTGCCAACATCGACATGAACCGTAAAATGCTTGCTGATTTAGCAGTTAGTGATACTGAAGCTTTCAAAGCTTTAACTGACGAAGCTAAAAAAGCACTTAAGTAA
- the infC gene encoding translation initiation factor IF-3: MMVNDGIRAREVRLIGANGDQLGVKTKSEALQLAEDADLDLVLVAPKAKPPVAKILDYGKYRFELQKKERESRKKQKVISVKEVRLSPTIDVNDFNTKLKNAKKFLAKGEKVRVSIRFKGRAITHKDIGRKVLDRMAAETADVATVTQRPKMDGRSMFLMLSPKDQDQK, translated from the coding sequence ATGATGGTTAATGATGGAATCCGTGCTCGTGAGGTTCGTTTGATTGGTGCTAATGGTGATCAACTTGGTGTTAAGACTAAGTCAGAAGCTCTTCAGTTAGCTGAAGATGCCGACTTGGATCTTGTCCTGGTTGCACCGAAAGCCAAGCCACCGGTTGCAAAGATTCTTGATTATGGGAAGTATCGTTTCGAGTTGCAGAAGAAGGAACGTGAATCCCGTAAGAAACAAAAAGTCATCAGTGTCAAGGAAGTTCGATTAAGCCCAACAATTGATGTGAACGATTTTAACACCAAATTGAAGAATGCTAAGAAGTTTTTGGCAAAGGGCGAAAAGGTTCGGGTCTCAATTCGATTTAAGGGCCGTGCCATTACGCATAAGGATATCGGCCGGAAAGTTCTTGACCGAATGGCTGCTGAAACGGCGGATGTTGCCACCGTTACCCAACGACCTAAGATGGACGGAAGAAGCATGTTCTTAATGCTTTCACCAAAAGACCAAGATCAAAAATAA
- a CDS encoding YqeG family HAD IIIA-type phosphatase → MLSRFKPTWMIGDIYTISPQFLRDHNINCVLTDLDNTLVPWNSKKGSQALRNWLSENKKFGIKVIVVSNNSHKRIQRAVQDYELPFVPRAMKPLTIGIRHALKEFNLQKRNTVMIGDQLMTDVVAANRCGVRSILVKPLVRDDAWNTTINRYFEKIVWNKLSKKYPDLHWK, encoded by the coding sequence ATGTTGTCTCGATTTAAACCAACATGGATGATTGGGGATATTTACACGATTTCTCCCCAATTCCTGCGGGATCATAATATCAACTGTGTTCTAACCGATTTAGACAATACCTTGGTACCTTGGAACTCCAAGAAGGGTTCTCAAGCGTTACGCAACTGGTTGTCAGAAAATAAGAAATTTGGCATTAAGGTGATTGTTGTGTCCAATAACAGTCACAAGCGAATTCAACGCGCGGTTCAAGATTACGAGCTGCCGTTTGTTCCCAGGGCAATGAAGCCGCTCACTATCGGTATCCGGCACGCTCTCAAGGAATTTAATTTACAAAAGCGCAACACTGTTATGATTGGCGACCAATTGATGACTGATGTGGTGGCTGCCAACAGATGCGGTGTTCGCAGCATTTTGGTGAAGCCACTGGTGCGTGACGATGCTTGGAATACCACGATCAATCGTTACTTTGAAAAGATTGTCTGGAATAAATTATCGAAAAAATATCCTGATTTACATTGGAAATAG
- a CDS encoding class I SAM-dependent DNA methyltransferase, which yields MIYTEFAKFYDDLFDATLYDRWAHFVVNKTKGIQKPPSEIKILDLACGTGRLAIKLAQKGFQVTGADLSEDMLTIAEQRAREASVDVPFIQTDMRNLDGLDQYDLICCFDDSLNYLIDQNDLETTFKAVYDHLNSDGQFLFDVISPYQATEVYPGYMYNYRSEDAAFMWTSYEGDFAPMAVEHELNFFQYNEEKDAYDAYNEVHRERAYDDTVIKDLLSQTGFLVTLASTDFGDNPFVRETKRWFFSTGKD from the coding sequence ATGATCTATACAGAATTCGCCAAATTTTATGATGATTTATTTGACGCAACTCTCTATGATCGTTGGGCCCATTTTGTTGTGAACAAGACAAAAGGGATCCAAAAACCGCCTTCAGAAATTAAAATTTTGGATCTGGCCTGCGGAACTGGTCGCTTGGCGATTAAATTAGCCCAAAAAGGGTTTCAGGTGACTGGGGCGGATCTATCAGAGGACATGCTGACAATTGCCGAGCAAAGAGCACGCGAGGCAAGTGTTGACGTGCCCTTTATTCAAACTGATATGCGCAATCTGGACGGCCTTGATCAGTATGATTTGATCTGCTGTTTTGATGATTCCTTGAATTATCTGATTGATCAAAATGATTTGGAGACAACTTTCAAAGCAGTGTATGATCATCTCAATTCGGACGGTCAGTTTCTCTTTGACGTGATTTCACCTTATCAGGCAACCGAGGTTTATCCTGGTTATATGTACAACTATCGGAGTGAAGATGCCGCTTTTATGTGGACCAGCTACGAAGGTGACTTCGCGCCAATGGCTGTTGAACACGAGTTGAACTTCTTCCAATACAATGAGGAGAAGGATGCTTATGATGCGTATAATGAAGTCCATCGTGAGCGCGCTTACGATGACACGGTGATTAAAGATCTGCTGTCACAGACTGGTTTCTTGGTAACTCTGGCAAGCACCGATTTTGGGGACAACCCCTTCGTACGGGAAACCAAGCGCTGGTTCTTTAGTACGGGAAAAGATTAA
- the yhbY gene encoding ribosome assembly RNA-binding protein YhbY codes for MKLTGKQKRFLRANANRMRPIFEVGKNGLSPVWLEEIQKALDTRELIKINVLQNSTATVDDIKDYIETKSDVTVVQTIGKTLVLFKPSKDPNKQKLSNEVLAI; via the coding sequence ATGAAATTAACAGGAAAACAAAAACGATTTTTAAGAGCCAATGCCAATCGCATGCGGCCAATCTTTGAAGTTGGTAAAAACGGTCTTTCACCAGTTTGGCTTGAAGAGATTCAAAAGGCACTTGATACGCGTGAACTGATTAAAATCAATGTTTTACAAAACTCAACAGCAACCGTCGATGACATCAAGGACTATATTGAAACCAAAAGTGATGTGACGGTGGTTCAGACGATTGGGAAGACTTTGGTTCTCTTCAAGCCGTCAAAAGATCCAAATAAGCAAAAATTATCCAACGAAGTTTTGGCGATTTAG
- the thrS gene encoding threonine--tRNA ligase: MSQLSFEFPDGSVKQFDDGVTSEAIAKSIAVSLGKKAVAAKVDGKWVNNDEPLHKGGKIEIVTSDSDEGLSVLRATAAQILKMAIANDFDNIHFGESDADEDGFFVDTDKPDTQISVDQLSALEDSMHKIIKQDLPIKVVFLSADDAAKVAGDDPYQKELVKANEVNGQVKFFQIGDFQSIAEGAVLPSTGKVKIFKLLSVAGAYWQGKSSNPMLQRIYATAFNKQKDLDADLEKRKEAHERDHRVIGNELDLFFVDPKVGAGLPYWMPNGATIRRTIERYIVDKEVANGYQHVYTPVLANLDLYKQSGHWDHYREDMFPPMDMGDGEELELRPMNCPSHIQIYNHHIRSYRELPLRIAELGMMHRYEKSGALSGLQRVREMTLNDGHTFVALDQIQEEFKNILNLMVEVYHDFDINDYTFRLSYRDPKNTEKYFDDDEMWTRAQTMLKGAMDEMGLDYVEAEGEAAFYGPKLDVQTKTALGNEETLSTIQLDFMLPERFDLHYIGEDGKQHRPVMIHRGLVSTMERFVAYLTEIYKGAFPTWLAPHQVKIIPVSQDKHLDYAKKINDQLRALKIRSSVDTRAEKMGYLIRDAQTHKIPYTLVVGDEEVSGNSVSVRKYGEQDTQSESVPDFIDEVSKDIASYSREED; this comes from the coding sequence ATGTCACAACTTTCATTTGAATTTCCAGATGGTAGTGTTAAACAATTTGATGACGGCGTTACCTCAGAAGCCATTGCCAAATCAATTGCCGTCAGTTTAGGTAAAAAAGCCGTTGCCGCCAAGGTTGACGGAAAATGGGTCAACAATGACGAGCCCCTACATAAGGGCGGCAAGATTGAAATTGTTACGTCAGATAGTGACGAAGGCCTCAGTGTATTACGCGCAACTGCCGCCCAGATTTTGAAAATGGCAATTGCCAATGATTTTGATAATATCCACTTTGGTGAAAGCGATGCCGATGAAGACGGCTTCTTCGTTGATACCGATAAACCTGACACTCAAATCAGTGTTGATCAATTGAGTGCACTTGAAGATTCAATGCATAAGATTATCAAACAGGATCTGCCAATCAAGGTGGTCTTCTTAAGCGCTGATGACGCTGCAAAGGTTGCCGGCGACGATCCTTATCAAAAAGAATTGGTCAAAGCAAACGAAGTTAACGGCCAAGTTAAATTCTTCCAAATCGGTGACTTCCAGTCAATCGCCGAAGGAGCTGTTTTACCATCAACCGGCAAAGTTAAGATCTTCAAGCTGCTCTCAGTTGCCGGAGCTTACTGGCAGGGCAAGTCATCCAACCCAATGCTTCAACGGATTTATGCAACTGCTTTTAACAAGCAAAAAGATTTGGATGCCGACCTTGAGAAGCGCAAGGAAGCCCATGAACGTGATCACCGAGTCATCGGGAACGAACTGGATCTGTTCTTTGTTGATCCAAAAGTCGGTGCCGGCTTGCCTTACTGGATGCCAAACGGTGCAACGATCAGAAGAACCATTGAACGCTACATTGTTGACAAGGAAGTTGCCAACGGATACCAACACGTTTACACACCGGTTTTAGCCAACCTTGATCTGTATAAACAATCAGGACACTGGGATCACTACCGTGAGGACATGTTCCCGCCAATGGACATGGGAGACGGTGAAGAGCTTGAACTGCGGCCAATGAACTGCCCAAGTCATATTCAAATTTATAACCACCATATCCGTTCATATCGTGAACTGCCACTTCGGATCGCTGAACTCGGAATGATGCACCGTTACGAAAAATCAGGTGCTTTGTCCGGACTTCAACGAGTTCGTGAAATGACTTTGAATGATGGTCATACATTTGTCGCCTTGGACCAGATTCAAGAAGAATTCAAGAATATCTTGAACTTGATGGTTGAGGTTTATCACGATTTTGATATTAACGATTACACCTTCCGTTTGAGCTACCGTGACCCGAAGAACACCGAAAAGTACTTCGATGACGATGAAATGTGGACCCGTGCTCAGACCATGTTGAAAGGTGCCATGGATGAAATGGGCTTGGATTATGTTGAAGCCGAAGGTGAAGCTGCCTTCTATGGTCCAAAGCTGGATGTTCAGACCAAGACCGCTCTGGGAAATGAAGAAACTTTGTCAACGATTCAATTAGACTTTATGCTTCCTGAACGCTTCGATCTTCACTACATCGGCGAAGATGGCAAACAACATCGCCCAGTCATGATTCACCGTGGCCTGGTTTCTACCATGGAACGATTTGTTGCTTACCTGACTGAAATCTACAAGGGTGCCTTCCCAACCTGGTTAGCACCACATCAAGTTAAGATTATTCCTGTCAGCCAAGACAAGCACCTGGATTACGCTAAGAAGATTAACGACCAACTTCGGGCATTGAAGATTCGTTCGTCAGTTGATACTCGTGCCGAAAAGATGGGTTACCTGATCCGCGATGCACAGACTCACAAGATTCCATATACGTTAGTTGTCGGTGATGAAGAAGTGAGTGGCAACAGCGTTTCAGTTCGTAAGTATGGTGAGCAGGATACCCAATCAGAGTCAGTTCCGGACTTCATTGATGAAGTATCTAAAGACATTGCTTCATATTCACGCGAAGAAGATTAA
- the nrdR gene encoding transcriptional regulator NrdR yields the protein MQCPHCGYNGSKVVDSRPTDDGRVIRRRRECEHCGFRFTTFERVEVTPLLVVKKNGNREEFNREKLLKGIVRSAEKRPVSMDAITNLVDRVENKLRSLGENEVSSQQIGEYVMEDLANLDEIAYIRFASVYRQFKDMSVFYKELKEIMEKDKKKGQDHSGDK from the coding sequence ATGCAATGTCCTCATTGCGGATACAATGGTTCCAAGGTTGTCGACAGCCGGCCAACTGATGACGGTCGGGTGATCAGACGAAGAAGAGAATGTGAACACTGCGGTTTTCGATTTACCACATTTGAGCGGGTCGAAGTAACACCGTTATTAGTGGTGAAGAAAAATGGTAACCGCGAAGAATTTAACCGTGAAAAACTGTTAAAGGGGATCGTCAGGTCCGCTGAAAAACGGCCGGTTTCGATGGATGCCATTACCAATTTGGTGGATCGGGTTGAAAATAAATTGCGGTCACTAGGCGAGAATGAAGTTTCCAGCCAACAAATTGGTGAATACGTCATGGAAGATTTGGCCAATTTGGATGAAATTGCCTATATCCGGTTTGCCAGTGTTTACCGTCAATTCAAGGATATGTCGGTCTTTTATAAAGAGCTTAAGGAAATTATGGAAAAGGATAAGAAAAAGGGTCAGGATCACTCGGGGGACAAATAA
- the rsfS gene encoding ribosome silencing factor yields the protein MNSKEISEVVVRAADSKRANDIVVLDMQKVSLMADYFVIADAASSRQVKAIADEIVDQVEADDVNVYSVSGKDSARWILIDLGDVVVHIFQKDVRDFYNLEKLWSDAPIVNTDSWVEA from the coding sequence ATGAACAGTAAAGAAATTTCAGAAGTCGTTGTTCGTGCGGCAGACAGTAAACGTGCCAACGATATTGTGGTTCTCGATATGCAAAAGGTTAGTCTGATGGCTGACTATTTTGTCATCGCTGACGCAGCTTCCAGTCGACAGGTGAAGGCGATTGCCGATGAAATTGTTGATCAGGTTGAAGCCGATGACGTCAATGTCTACAGTGTTTCTGGTAAAGATTCTGCCCGCTGGATTTTAATTGACCTCGGTGACGTGGTCGTTCACATTTTCCAGAAAGATGTCCGTGATTTTTACAATTTGGAAAAATTATGGTCGGATGCCCCAATCGTTAATACCGATTCGTGGGTGGAGGCATAA